In Agarivorans gilvus, one genomic interval encodes:
- the rdgB gene encoding RdgB/HAM1 family non-canonical purine NTP pyrophosphatase — translation MQKVVLATGNPGKVAELSDLLKPLNKQIIAQSEFNIEDAAETGTTFVENAIIKARHAARITGLAAIADDSGLAVDYLNGAPGLYSSRYAGEQASDHDNLVKLLAALEGVPEAQRGAEFHCVLVYLRHADDPAPLICHGKWRGRITTQVHGEGGFGYDPIFWVELQQATSAQLTKAEKNALSHRGMALRQLLTQMENEAC, via the coding sequence ATGCAAAAAGTTGTTCTCGCCACTGGCAATCCGGGTAAGGTGGCCGAGCTATCGGACTTACTTAAACCTCTGAATAAACAGATTATTGCCCAAAGTGAATTTAATATAGAGGACGCCGCAGAAACCGGTACTACCTTCGTAGAAAATGCCATTATCAAGGCGCGCCACGCCGCGCGCATTACCGGCTTAGCCGCTATTGCCGATGATTCAGGTTTAGCGGTTGACTACCTCAATGGCGCGCCGGGCTTATATTCTTCTCGTTACGCCGGTGAACAAGCTAGCGACCACGACAACCTAGTTAAACTATTGGCCGCACTAGAAGGTGTGCCAGAAGCGCAACGCGGCGCCGAGTTCCACTGTGTCTTGGTGTATTTGCGCCACGCCGACGACCCAGCACCATTAATCTGCCATGGCAAATGGCGCGGTCGTATCACCACCCAAGTCCACGGTGAAGGCGGTTTTGGTTATGATCCGATTTTCTGGGTAGAACTGCAGCAAGCCACTTCGGCACAACTCACTAAGGCCGAGAAAAATGCTCTTAGCCATCGTGGTATGGCGCTGCGCCAGCTATTAACCCAAATGGAAAATGAAGCATGCTAA
- a CDS encoding DUF4426 domain-containing protein, translating into MSKSLLLSLIFSLALLSAPSFAEQKSQLGPYEVHYIAFNSTFVTPEIAKLYDIQRSRYNALINISVLDSRNKNKPAVAVKLSGTARNLIGNQTNLEFKEVREGEAVYYLAQLRFSNEETFRFEITVDDGKSQQLLKFQQKLYVD; encoded by the coding sequence ATGAGTAAGTCTTTACTACTGAGCCTAATTTTCAGCCTCGCCTTGTTAAGCGCGCCCAGTTTTGCCGAACAAAAAAGCCAATTAGGCCCCTACGAAGTGCACTACATCGCGTTTAACTCTACCTTTGTTACCCCAGAAATCGCCAAGTTGTACGATATTCAGCGCAGTCGCTATAACGCCCTAATTAACATTTCGGTATTAGACAGCCGCAATAAAAACAAACCCGCGGTGGCGGTAAAACTCAGTGGCACCGCGCGTAACTTAATCGGCAACCAAACTAATTTAGAGTTTAAAGAAGTGCGCGAAGGTGAGGCCGTTTACTATCTCGCCCAATTACGCTTCAGTAACGAAGAAACCTTTCGTTTTGAAATCACCGTAGATGATGGCAAAAGCCAGCAGTTGTTAAAGTTCCAGCAAAAGCTCTACGTAGATTAA
- the yggU gene encoding DUF167 family protein YggU, with translation MASPAQLDGENLLLQVYVQPKASRDAIVGVHGDELKIAITAPPIDGKANQHLSKYLAKQCKVAKSQVSILRGELGRHKCISINQPNIIPQAIAALL, from the coding sequence GTGGCGAGCCCCGCGCAACTGGATGGCGAAAACCTGCTACTGCAGGTTTACGTGCAACCTAAAGCCAGCCGCGATGCCATCGTGGGTGTACATGGTGATGAGCTAAAAATAGCCATCACCGCCCCACCCATCGACGGCAAGGCTAATCAACACCTGAGTAAATACCTAGCCAAGCAATGCAAGGTGGCGAAGTCTCAGGTGAGCATTCTGCGTGGTGAACTTGGCCGCCATAAATGCATCAGCATTAATCAACCCAACATTATTCCTCAAGCTATTGCAGCACTGCTGTAA
- a CDS encoding YggT family protein — translation MQAFSYLIEVVFNLYLMVVLLRVWLQMARADFYNPLSQFVVKATNPVVVPLRRIIPGFAGIDWAAVLLALLVSFAKWGILMQLRGGFDLTAVAILAFFSTLKEAGMLLFWVLLLRAILSWVSQGRSPVEYVLGQLTEPLLAPIRRIIPAIGGLDLSVLVLFIALNFLNILIAGWVPFWSSL, via the coding sequence ATGCAAGCGTTTAGTTACTTAATCGAGGTAGTATTCAACCTCTATTTGATGGTGGTATTACTGCGAGTTTGGCTACAAATGGCTCGTGCTGATTTCTACAACCCTTTAAGCCAGTTTGTGGTAAAGGCTACTAATCCGGTAGTGGTGCCCCTGCGCCGTATTATTCCGGGCTTTGCTGGCATCGACTGGGCGGCAGTGTTGCTAGCGCTGCTAGTGTCCTTTGCCAAGTGGGGCATCTTAATGCAATTGCGTGGCGGTTTTGATTTAACCGCCGTGGCCATACTGGCCTTTTTCAGCACCCTAAAAGAAGCCGGCATGTTGTTATTCTGGGTATTATTGCTACGCGCCATTCTAAGCTGGGTGAGCCAAGGCCGCAGCCCGGTAGAATACGTGCTTGGGCAACTCACCGAGCCACTACTAGCACCAATTCGCCGTATTATTCCGGCCATCGGTGGTTTAGACCTTTCAGTATTAGTGCTATTCATCGCACTTAACTTCTTAAACATACTGATTGCTGGCTGGGTGCCTTTCTGGAGCTCGCTGTAA
- the proC gene encoding pyrroline-5-carboxylate reductase yields MTARIAFIGGGNMASSLIGGIIANGADASNITASDPNLEQQQKLQQQFAINVTADNGQAIANSDIVVLAVKPQLMAEVCQAIKDLGLDLGAKLFISIAAGISVKRLKGLLGEHVAIVRTMPNTPALVGRGMTGLYAAADVSSEQAASAEQLMQAVGETCWVEQEDEINHIIAAAGSAPAYFFLFMEAMQQHAEQLGFSPEQARKLVQQAALGSAELVAANPDLELATLRANVTSKGGTTAEAIRVFEEQGVRKIVANAMDAAIARGREMESLF; encoded by the coding sequence ATGACAGCTCGAATCGCATTCATCGGTGGCGGTAATATGGCCAGCAGTTTAATTGGCGGCATCATCGCCAACGGTGCCGATGCCAGTAACATCACCGCTAGCGATCCCAACCTTGAACAACAGCAAAAGCTACAGCAACAATTTGCTATTAATGTCACCGCCGATAATGGCCAAGCCATTGCCAACAGCGACATTGTAGTACTGGCAGTCAAACCACAGTTAATGGCTGAGGTGTGCCAAGCGATTAAAGATTTGGGCTTGGATTTAGGCGCCAAGCTGTTTATTTCCATCGCCGCCGGCATCAGTGTAAAACGCCTTAAGGGCCTGTTGGGTGAGCATGTTGCCATTGTTCGCACCATGCCTAATACCCCAGCCCTAGTTGGCCGCGGAATGACCGGCCTGTATGCCGCAGCAGACGTGAGTAGCGAACAAGCCGCCAGTGCCGAGCAATTAATGCAAGCGGTGGGCGAAACCTGCTGGGTTGAGCAAGAAGACGAAATTAATCATATTATTGCAGCAGCAGGTAGCGCGCCGGCCTATTTCTTCCTGTTTATGGAAGCCATGCAACAGCATGCCGAGCAGCTAGGCTTTAGCCCAGAGCAAGCACGTAAGTTAGTGCAACAAGCGGCTTTAGGCAGCGCCGAGCTAGTTGCTGCTAATCCAGACCTTGAATTAGCCACCCTTCGGGCCAATGTTACCTCTAAGGGAGGGACCACCGCAGAGGCTATTCGCGTATTTGAAGAACAAGGTGTACGTAAAATAGTGGCCAATGCCATGGACGCCGCGATAGCGCGCGGTAGAGAAATGGAAAGTTTGTTTTAA
- a CDS encoding YggS family pyridoxal phosphate-dependent enzyme, producing the protein MSSITQALQFVNHQIQQALAQAHRPANSVDLLAVSKTKPLSDIAQAYQAGQRRFGENYVQEGVDKILESRQQAWLNEPIEWHFIGPLQSNKTRLVAEHFDWMQTLDRAKIADRLAAQRPEQMAPLQVCIQVNISQEQAKSGVSLAEVDALAAHIAQQPQLNLRGLMAIPQNLGQGQALAEQFKAMGEKFAELQQQYASVDTLSMGMSGDMQLAINHGSTMVRVGSAIFGQRG; encoded by the coding sequence ATGAGCAGTATTACCCAAGCACTTCAATTTGTTAACCACCAAATTCAGCAAGCGTTAGCTCAAGCACATCGCCCGGCTAATAGCGTTGATTTATTAGCCGTTAGTAAGACTAAACCGCTGAGTGATATTGCCCAAGCCTATCAGGCAGGCCAACGTCGTTTTGGTGAAAACTATGTACAGGAAGGCGTCGATAAGATCCTCGAAAGCCGGCAACAAGCTTGGCTAAACGAGCCCATCGAATGGCACTTCATCGGCCCGCTGCAATCCAATAAAACTCGCCTTGTTGCCGAGCATTTCGACTGGATGCAAACCTTAGATCGCGCCAAAATTGCCGACCGCCTTGCCGCTCAGCGTCCTGAGCAGATGGCTCCCCTGCAAGTGTGTATTCAAGTTAATATTAGCCAAGAGCAGGCTAAATCGGGAGTCAGCCTTGCAGAAGTTGATGCCCTAGCTGCACATATTGCGCAACAGCCACAACTCAACTTACGTGGTTTAATGGCGATTCCCCAAAACCTTGGGCAAGGGCAAGCGCTGGCAGAGCAGTTTAAAGCCATGGGCGAAAAATTTGCTGAATTACAGCAACAATATGCTAGTGTCGATACCCTTTCCATGGGAATGAGTGGCGACATGCAATTGGCGATCAATCACGGCAGCACCATGGTACGGGTAGGCAGCGCCATTTTTGGCCAACGTGGCTAA
- a CDS encoding type IV pilus twitching motility protein PilT, with amino-acid sequence MDVTELLAFSVKHNASDLHLSAELPPMIRVDGEVRKINVPALEHKQVHSLIYDIMNDKQRKEYEENLEIDFSFEVPGVARFRVNAFQQSRGAAAVFRTIPSEVLSLDQLGAPAIFRQIAEHPRGLVLVTGPTGSGKSTTLAAMIDYINEQRHEHILTIEDPIEFVHKNKNCLINQREVHRDTHSFNNALRSALREDPDIILVGELRDLETIRLALTAAETGHLVFGTLHTTSAAKTIDRVIDVFPAAEKDMVRSMLSESLRAVIAQTLLKKLGGGRVAAHEIMTGIPAIRNLIREDKVAQMYSVIQTGMAHGMQTLDQNLKDLVNQGMVSYEDAKLKAADPNNF; translated from the coding sequence ATGGATGTTACTGAATTACTGGCCTTTAGTGTAAAACATAATGCCTCGGATCTACACCTATCTGCAGAATTACCACCAATGATTCGGGTGGATGGTGAGGTGCGTAAAATCAATGTGCCTGCCTTAGAGCATAAGCAAGTGCATAGCTTGATCTACGATATTATGAATGACAAGCAGCGCAAAGAGTACGAAGAAAATTTAGAAATCGACTTTTCTTTTGAAGTGCCTGGCGTGGCGCGCTTCAGGGTTAACGCCTTTCAGCAAAGCCGAGGTGCCGCCGCAGTATTTCGTACCATTCCTTCTGAAGTATTAAGCCTAGACCAGCTTGGCGCGCCAGCGATTTTCCGCCAAATTGCCGAGCATCCTCGTGGTCTGGTACTGGTTACCGGCCCAACTGGCTCGGGTAAATCTACCACCTTGGCAGCTATGATTGATTACATCAACGAGCAACGCCATGAGCACATTCTGACCATTGAAGACCCCATCGAATTTGTTCACAAAAATAAAAACTGTTTGATTAACCAACGTGAAGTGCACCGCGATACTCACAGCTTTAACAATGCGCTGCGCTCAGCTTTGCGTGAAGACCCCGATATTATTCTGGTGGGGGAGCTACGTGACTTAGAAACGATTCGTTTAGCACTCACTGCCGCCGAAACCGGTCACTTAGTTTTTGGTACTTTGCATACCACCTCTGCGGCTAAAACCATTGACCGTGTTATCGATGTATTCCCTGCGGCTGAAAAAGACATGGTGCGTTCGATGTTGTCGGAATCTCTGCGAGCGGTAATTGCCCAAACCCTATTGAAAAAACTGGGTGGGGGGCGTGTCGCGGCTCACGAGATTATGACCGGTATTCCGGCGATCCGTAACTTGATCCGTGAAGATAAAGTGGCGCAAATGTACTCGGTGATTCAAACCGGTATGGCCCACGGCATGCAAACCCTTGATCAAAATCTTAAGGATTTGGTTAACCAAGGCATGGTGTCTTATGAAGACGCTAAACTTAAAGCAGCCGATCCCAACAATTTTTAG
- a CDS encoding PilT/PilU family type 4a pilus ATPase: protein MLLDDLLRDMSERKASDLYLSVGVPPSAKVSGRLTPLTDQKLLPEHVLSMLSTIRNEAQMKAFEVEREANFAIARQGLGRYRVSAFYQREQPSMVIRRIETEIPSFEELQLPQILKEVGLSKRGLILFVGATGAGKSTTQASMIDYRNHNSSGHILTIEDPVEFMHKHAGCIVNQREVGIDTPSFDEALKNSLRQAPDVILIGEIRTRETMEFALQFSETGHLCMATLHANNANQALDRIMHLVPEERHRQLCFDLSFNLRAIVAQQLVPTKDGNGRRGVFEILLNTPLAADLIRKGEMHKLKELMNKSREQGMLTFDQSLFDLYENGVIGYAEAIAHADSPNDLRLMIKLQGSDKSNNLDSGMLDGVTIDY, encoded by the coding sequence ATGTTACTGGATGATTTATTACGTGACATGTCTGAGCGTAAGGCCTCAGATTTATACTTGTCGGTGGGTGTACCTCCTAGTGCCAAGGTGAGTGGGCGTTTAACCCCTTTGACTGACCAGAAATTGTTGCCAGAACACGTGCTGTCGATGCTGTCGACCATTCGCAACGAAGCACAAATGAAGGCCTTTGAAGTGGAGCGCGAAGCCAACTTTGCGATTGCTCGCCAGGGCTTAGGCCGTTACCGGGTGAGCGCCTTTTACCAGCGCGAGCAGCCGAGCATGGTAATCCGTCGTATCGAGACGGAAATTCCTAGTTTTGAAGAGTTGCAATTACCACAAATATTAAAAGAAGTCGGCCTGTCTAAGCGCGGCTTAATTCTGTTTGTGGGGGCAACCGGTGCGGGTAAGTCTACCACCCAGGCTAGTATGATTGATTATCGCAATCACAACTCCAGTGGGCATATTCTTACCATTGAAGATCCGGTGGAATTCATGCACAAACACGCCGGTTGTATTGTTAACCAGCGTGAAGTGGGCATTGATACGCCATCCTTTGACGAGGCCTTGAAGAACTCCTTGCGCCAAGCGCCGGATGTAATTTTAATTGGTGAGATCCGTACTCGTGAAACCATGGAGTTTGCTTTGCAATTCTCCGAAACGGGTCACCTTTGTATGGCCACGCTGCACGCCAACAACGCCAACCAAGCATTGGATCGGATTATGCACTTAGTGCCAGAAGAGCGGCATCGTCAATTGTGTTTCGATTTGTCATTTAACCTGCGAGCGATTGTGGCTCAGCAATTGGTGCCCACCAAAGATGGCAACGGCCGTCGCGGGGTGTTTGAGATTTTGCTGAATACGCCTTTGGCGGCAGATTTAATCCGTAAGGGAGAGATGCACAAACTCAAAGAGTTGATGAACAAGTCGCGTGAACAGGGCATGCTCACCTTCGACCAAAGTTTGTTTGATCTCTACGAAAATGGCGTGATTGGTTACGCCGAAGCCATTGCCCATGCCGATTCACCTAACGATTTACGTCTGATGATTAAATTGCAAGGCTCAGACAAATCGAATAACTTAGACAGCGGCATGTTAGATGGTGTGACCATCGATTATTAA
- the yaaA gene encoding peroxide stress protein YaaA, whose protein sequence is MLAVISPAKTLDFSSELPSHSSTRPELLEHSAELIEVARQLTPADIASLMKISDKLAGLNAARFAEWSSDLPPSLSRPAIFAFKGDVYTGLEANTLSSQQLDYAQQHLRILSGLYGLLRPLDLMMAYRLEMGIKLANPRGSNLYQFWGEIITDKLNQAIAEQGDNILLNLASNEYFKAVKPKQLDATVITPVFKDQKNGQYKIISFYAKKARGLMARYLFDKQISSVDQLCEFDSQGYYFDEASSKGNELIFLRDRQD, encoded by the coding sequence ATGTTAGCGGTTATTTCACCAGCTAAAACCTTGGATTTTAGTTCGGAACTACCCAGTCATTCGTCGACTCGACCTGAGTTATTAGAACATAGTGCAGAGTTGATAGAAGTGGCCCGGCAGTTAACTCCGGCTGATATCGCCAGTTTAATGAAAATTAGCGATAAGTTAGCCGGTTTAAATGCGGCCCGCTTTGCCGAATGGAGCAGTGATTTACCGCCATCTTTGTCTCGGCCGGCGATTTTTGCCTTTAAGGGGGATGTCTATACTGGCTTAGAGGCAAATACCCTTAGTAGCCAGCAGCTGGACTATGCCCAGCAACATCTGCGGATCCTTTCCGGCTTATATGGTTTGTTGCGCCCCTTGGATTTAATGATGGCTTATCGTTTAGAAATGGGGATTAAGTTGGCTAATCCTCGTGGTAGCAATCTGTACCAGTTTTGGGGCGAGATCATTACTGATAAGCTTAATCAGGCGATTGCCGAGCAGGGTGATAATATTTTGCTTAATTTGGCATCTAACGAGTATTTTAAGGCGGTTAAACCTAAGCAGCTAGATGCCACGGTGATTACCCCAGTATTTAAAGACCAAAAAAATGGTCAGTACAAAATCATTAGTTTTTATGCGAAAAAAGCCCGTGGCTTAATGGCGCGCTATTTATTTGATAAACAAATTAGCAGTGTTGACCAGCTGTGTGAGTTTGATAGCCAAGGTTATTATTTTGACGAAGCGAGTTCTAAGGGTAATGAATTGATATTTTTACGCGACCGGCAAGATTAA
- a CDS encoding OmpA family protein, with translation MCPDTPVGTEVDESGCAVVEEVMVEETVVEEVVEEPMVVLPIIPQGCEQYVTVDGDKITGFATILFGFDKDQYADTEQGKIDCIADVVIANDLTVDAVGYTDSTGPSDYNMDLSKRRADNVVKALMAAGVPASETLEEAKGEMAPATTNETEQGRAHNRRVEVRVY, from the coding sequence ATGTGTCCAGATACCCCAGTGGGTACAGAAGTGGATGAATCAGGTTGTGCCGTTGTTGAAGAAGTGATGGTTGAAGAAACCGTAGTTGAAGAGGTGGTAGAAGAACCAATGGTGGTTCTGCCAATTATACCTCAGGGCTGTGAACAGTATGTTACGGTTGACGGCGATAAAATCACTGGTTTCGCTACTATTCTGTTTGGCTTTGATAAAGACCAATACGCGGATACTGAACAAGGCAAAATTGACTGTATTGCCGATGTAGTCATTGCTAATGATCTTACCGTTGATGCGGTAGGATATACCGATAGTACAGGCCCTAGCGATTATAATATGGACTTGAGTAAGCGCCGTGCGGATAACGTTGTTAAAGCCTTGATGGCCGCGGGTGTTCCTGCTAGTGAGACATTGGAAGAAGCTAAAGGTGAAATGGCTCCTGCTACGACCAATGAAACCGAGCAAGGTCGTGCTCATAACCGTCGAGTAGAAGTACGAGTTTACTAA
- the srmB gene encoding ATP-dependent RNA helicase SrmB — protein MTFEDLDLDSQILSAVSAMGLQKATTIQQQTIPAMLDGRDVLASAPTGTGKTLGFLLPAIQHLLDHPRRKAGPGRVLILTPTRELAMQVAEQARLATAGTKLSTIDITGGVKYDVHAEQLKGNIDIVIATPGRLMEYITYKVFDTQAIELLILDEADRMLDMGFIKDMETISDATSERSQTALFSATLEGAGLLRFAEKVMQDPVQIEVEPPRRERAKIHQILHYCDDAQHKYQLLRHYLLNEEIERCVVFVKTRERLYALAEQLQSDEIKASYLRGEMAQDKRNQAMQSFREGQVKILIATDVAARGLDVPEISHVFNYDMPRSPDVYVHRIGRTARAGRKGIAINLVEAHDMGVLAKIERYTEEPIRRRVIEGLRPTHRISAPPAKKKKPKTVEDKKAAKKKAKGRAKKLAKKAKK, from the coding sequence ATGACCTTTGAAGATCTCGACCTAGACTCACAAATATTATCTGCAGTGAGTGCTATGGGCTTGCAAAAAGCCACAACAATTCAACAGCAAACCATTCCGGCAATGCTTGATGGTCGAGACGTACTTGCCTCTGCCCCCACCGGCACCGGCAAAACCTTGGGCTTTTTGCTACCGGCGATTCAGCATCTACTTGACCATCCGCGGCGTAAAGCCGGCCCCGGCCGTGTACTCATTCTCACGCCAACCCGAGAGTTGGCCATGCAGGTAGCCGAGCAAGCTCGCCTCGCCACCGCCGGTACTAAGTTAAGTACCATCGATATTACGGGTGGGGTTAAATACGACGTTCACGCCGAGCAACTCAAAGGCAATATCGATATTGTTATCGCCACCCCTGGCCGCTTAATGGAGTACATCACCTACAAGGTGTTTGATACTCAGGCTATTGAGTTATTGATCCTTGATGAAGCAGACCGTATGTTAGACATGGGCTTCATTAAAGACATGGAAACCATCAGCGACGCAACCAGTGAACGAAGCCAAACCGCACTATTTTCGGCCACGCTGGAAGGCGCAGGCTTATTGCGTTTTGCTGAAAAAGTCATGCAAGACCCAGTACAAATTGAAGTGGAACCACCTCGCCGTGAGCGTGCCAAAATTCATCAAATTTTGCATTACTGCGATGATGCCCAACACAAGTATCAATTGTTGCGTCACTATTTATTAAATGAAGAAATTGAGCGCTGTGTGGTATTTGTTAAAACCCGCGAGCGCCTCTATGCCTTAGCCGAGCAGTTACAGAGTGATGAGATTAAAGCATCTTATCTACGCGGCGAAATGGCCCAAGATAAACGCAACCAAGCCATGCAATCGTTCCGCGAGGGCCAAGTTAAGATCCTAATTGCTACCGATGTTGCAGCGCGCGGTTTAGATGTACCAGAAATTAGCCATGTATTTAACTACGATATGCCACGCAGCCCCGATGTTTATGTACACCGCATCGGTAGAACAGCGCGTGCAGGGCGCAAAGGCATTGCGATTAATCTAGTTGAAGCTCATGACATGGGAGTATTAGCCAAGATCGAGCGCTATACCGAAGAGCCCATTCGTCGCCGGGTAATTGAAGGCTTACGCCCTACTCATCGCATTTCTGCACCTCCAGCGAAGAAGAAAAAGCCAAAAACCGTTGAAGACAAAAAGGCCGCTAAGAAAAAGGCCAAAGGGCGCGCTAAAAAGCTGGCTAAAAAAGCCAAGAAATAA
- a CDS encoding tRNA1(Val) (adenine(37)-N6)-methyltransferase: MIEHYQRPGFTFKQFHVAHEQTAMKVGTDGILLGAWLDLEGAKQILDVGTGTGLISLILAQRSAGKAKIDAIDLEPDACQQARDNVFHSPWPQAIQVHQCSMQRYSSSQPYDLIVSNPPYFPAGQSFEQKRQQARHSGSLSATEFFLALQQLSHQESSVALILPCDVALQWINQAEQQQWHLVHQVQVYSVPAKPAIRCLLRFSRHPQQCVEEQLFIYQQDRSYSLEYINLCKDLYLKM, from the coding sequence ATGATCGAACATTATCAGCGTCCAGGTTTTACTTTTAAGCAGTTTCATGTGGCTCATGAGCAAACCGCAATGAAGGTTGGTACCGATGGCATCTTGCTTGGCGCTTGGCTCGATCTGGAAGGGGCCAAGCAAATCTTAGATGTGGGCACGGGTACGGGTTTAATTAGTTTGATTCTAGCGCAACGTAGTGCTGGTAAGGCTAAGATTGATGCCATTGATTTAGAGCCCGATGCTTGCCAGCAGGCCCGTGACAATGTGTTTCATAGTCCTTGGCCACAAGCCATTCAAGTTCACCAGTGCAGTATGCAGCGATACTCAAGCTCTCAGCCTTATGACTTAATTGTGTCTAACCCGCCGTATTTTCCTGCTGGGCAAAGCTTTGAACAGAAACGCCAGCAGGCTAGACATAGTGGCTCTTTAAGTGCTACCGAGTTTTTTCTGGCGTTGCAGCAACTTAGCCATCAGGAGTCTTCGGTGGCGCTGATTTTACCTTGTGATGTGGCTTTGCAATGGATTAATCAAGCAGAGCAACAACAGTGGCATTTAGTTCATCAAGTGCAGGTTTACTCTGTGCCAGCTAAACCGGCAATTCGTTGTTTGCTGCGTTTTTCTCGCCATCCCCAGCAATGTGTTGAGGAACAGCTTTTTATCTATCAACAAGATAGGTCTTATTCATTAGAGTACATAAATCTATGTAAAGACTTATATCTAAAAATGTAG
- the brnQ gene encoding branched-chain amino acid transport system II carrier protein, with protein sequence MTKQLGAWNTLSLGLMVFAFFLGAGNLIFPPMAGLLAGDNLLASMFGFLMTAVGLPLLGLLAIAKAGGGIAHLGRYLPSKVANLIALAVYLVLVPMFGIPRTCLVAYELGFVPLVENASQATLLGYSLFYFVAALLFILRRGGLIDSVGKVITPLLVLCISIIGVSVFSQPFAEIAAAQQNFADMPFGQGFIDGYNTMDALAALMFGVLMIEALNTRGISGKDAQFSYLVKASLIAAVGLTLFYVVLFYLGATATGVAPEAKNGGQIIVAYVEVLFGLKGQWLLATIVSLACFTTAIGGISSFATYVSDNSKFSYSLIAIVTAACCALVANIGLDQLLLVSIPILIGIYPVAVALIAFNLLVNWFNRPHMAARLIIGVAALFGLMDGLKAAGVNMDAFSLLPGFSQGFAWLLPTFAAVLVSVFARSEKAALTETA encoded by the coding sequence ATGACCAAACAGCTTGGCGCATGGAATACCCTTAGTTTAGGTTTAATGGTATTTGCCTTCTTTTTAGGTGCCGGTAACTTAATATTTCCGCCAATGGCGGGTCTTTTGGCTGGCGATAATTTACTTGCTTCCATGTTTGGATTCTTAATGACCGCTGTGGGGTTGCCGTTATTGGGTTTGTTGGCCATTGCCAAGGCTGGCGGAGGTATCGCTCACCTAGGTCGTTACTTGCCGAGCAAAGTGGCTAACCTAATTGCTTTGGCTGTTTATTTGGTGCTGGTACCCATGTTTGGTATTCCGCGAACTTGCTTAGTGGCTTATGAACTGGGTTTTGTGCCTTTAGTGGAGAATGCATCTCAGGCGACTCTACTTGGCTATTCACTATTTTACTTCGTCGCTGCTTTGTTGTTTATCCTGCGTCGTGGTGGCTTAATTGATAGCGTGGGTAAGGTGATTACTCCGTTATTGGTATTGTGTATATCGATAATTGGGGTGAGCGTGTTTAGCCAGCCTTTTGCTGAGATCGCCGCCGCCCAGCAAAATTTTGCTGATATGCCTTTTGGGCAGGGCTTTATCGATGGCTACAATACTATGGATGCCTTAGCCGCCTTGATGTTTGGTGTATTGATGATTGAAGCACTTAACACCAGAGGTATTAGCGGTAAGGACGCTCAATTCTCATATTTGGTGAAAGCCAGCTTAATTGCCGCAGTGGGCTTAACGCTATTCTATGTAGTGCTATTTTATCTAGGCGCTACCGCAACGGGTGTGGCGCCTGAGGCGAAAAATGGTGGGCAAATTATTGTTGCCTACGTAGAGGTACTGTTTGGTCTGAAGGGGCAGTGGCTTTTGGCCACCATTGTCAGTCTTGCCTGTTTTACTACGGCGATTGGTGGTATTTCGTCATTCGCGACCTATGTGAGTGACAACAGCAAATTTTCGTATTCACTCATCGCGATTGTTACGGCTGCCTGTTGTGCCTTGGTGGCCAATATCGGCCTCGATCAGTTATTGCTGGTGTCTATCCCGATTCTGATTGGTATTTATCCGGTTGCGGTGGCCTTGATTGCCTTTAACTTGTTGGTTAATTGGTTTAACCGTCCTCACATGGCGGCGCGCTTAATTATTGGTGTGGCGGCCTTATTTGGTTTGATGGATGGATTAAAAGCTGCCGGTGTGAACATGGACGCCTTCAGTCTTTTGCCTGGCTTCTCGCAAGGTTTTGCTTGGTTACTGCCTACCTTTGCCGCAGTATTGGTCAGCGTATTTGCTCGTTCAGAGAAAGCCGCGCTCACTGAAACCGCTTAA